In Megamonas funiformis, the following proteins share a genomic window:
- a CDS encoding TrbC/VirB2 family protein codes for MKRWTVKKNETILAILKRNKQELLMLSAIFFVMAVVIATNHGTALAQSVGFNGDTVGDIEWPWMKFFNSLAEQFTGPLPMVLGILGLAGCAIAMFTGNAGGGTTKFIVLIFVVSTCLFAPSFISYVSESAGGLTILGAM; via the coding sequence ATGAAAAGATGGACAGTAAAAAAAAATGAAACCATTTTAGCTATATTAAAAAGAAATAAGCAAGAATTGCTGATGTTAAGTGCTATTTTCTTTGTTATGGCAGTTGTAATTGCTACTAATCATGGAACAGCACTTGCTCAAAGTGTTGGTTTTAACGGTGATACTGTAGGAGACATTGAATGGCCATGGATGAAGTTTTTTAATTCTTTAGCAGAACAATTTACAGGACCACTCCCTATGGTACTTGGTATTTTAGGACTTGCTGGTTGTGCTATTGCCATGTTTACTGGTAATGCTGGTGGTGGAACAACAAAATTTATTGTTTTGATTTTTGTTGTTTCTACTTGCCTTTTTGCTCCAAGTTTTATTTCTTACGTTTCTGAATCAGCCGGAGGTCTTACTATATTGGGGGCTATGTAA
- a CDS encoding VirB3 family type IV secretion system protein gives MKEKLPEGYEVPIHRSLVKPLFWMGVPRDLFLANIFLAVLGGVFFKTWTVIFVAVGVHYLFKYLGQKDPQFHSVFWKARTHKNYYYR, from the coding sequence ATGAAAGAGAAGTTACCTGAAGGATACGAAGTCCCTATTCATAGGTCGCTTGTAAAACCTCTATTTTGGATGGGTGTTCCAAGAGATTTATTTTTAGCTAATATCTTTTTAGCTGTTTTGGGTGGTGTATTTTTTAAAACATGGACTGTTATTTTTGTAGCAGTTGGTGTGCATTATTTGTTTAAATATTTAGGTCAAAAAGATCCCCAGTTTCATTCGGTCTTTTGGAAGGCAAGAACACATAAGAATTATTATTATAGGTAG
- a CDS encoding conjugal transfer protein TrbE: MFSFRKKENVQFSQKVGVFKEKPRLQYLLPWAFIDEDTGIVHGKDHSLLSIYKFRGPDMDSSTPAELLQYNAALNNVMKKLTTGYVLYFEAQRKIDTNYEQAAISVPLVQKMEDERKDYYTKQRHYETLFYFIIYCEPPQLLKSKITNAFITDAKNKGSNTKYDMKVYFDIVEKFISNVNLVGDMLSKWFKDIEPLSAKETLAYLHTTISTKSFDININPLRYITDYICDCDVLGGREMKLGNKYMKIITVLDFPPVSTPGIFNTFNSLNMEYRWVSRFICMSKLDAQEELQKYRKRWNQQVKGFWSQIRSAITKEQLEQDVDETAASNRDDTIVAQQELGQDAVSYGYYTMTMIVMDENKEKCQEKANKVLEKINSLGFVGFIETDNSMEAWWGSIPGCYRANIRRPIINSLNFCHLAPITAMWSGDKKNKHLKGPVLLYTDTEGYTPFRLSLHVGDVGHTMICGPSGSGKSVLLNTLEAHFLKYPNSNVFIFDKAGSSRALTLAVGGNFYNLAAEGETELSFQPLARVDNEQERKWAKEWILMYLKQKNMTIDPEKEDYVWKALNSLATFPIEQRTVTVFTQMVQDVEIRRALKPLTMEGSYGKLFDNTKDVSGRGNWQVYEMETIMATPAIVPSTLEYLFHRIETKLKFATGPSIIVLDECWLFFDNPAFKDKLREYFKDMRKKNTSIIFATQNLSDVANKPDLLTTVMENCPNRIYLPNVNAQNEANKKLYELFGCNEKQIKIISAMTPKQDYYYSSQKGNRVFSLALQPIEFPFVTATSKTDQQAIDNILSKYNRCDFIEQWLKYKNATEEWEDFKRYVT; this comes from the coding sequence ATGTTTTCTTTTAGAAAAAAAGAAAATGTACAATTTTCGCAAAAGGTAGGTGTGTTTAAAGAAAAGCCACGTTTACAGTATCTTCTTCCATGGGCGTTCATTGACGAAGATACAGGAATTGTACATGGAAAAGACCATTCGTTATTATCTATCTATAAATTTCGTGGTCCAGATATGGATAGTTCAACGCCAGCGGAGCTTTTACAATACAATGCTGCGTTAAATAACGTTATGAAGAAGCTCACCACTGGGTATGTGCTTTATTTTGAAGCACAAAGAAAAATTGATACAAACTATGAACAGGCGGCAATTTCTGTGCCGCTTGTTCAAAAAATGGAAGATGAACGTAAGGATTATTATACAAAGCAAAGACATTATGAAACTTTGTTTTATTTTATAATTTATTGCGAGCCTCCACAGTTATTAAAATCTAAAATAACAAATGCGTTTATTACAGACGCCAAAAATAAGGGAAGTAATACAAAATACGATATGAAAGTTTACTTTGATATCGTGGAGAAGTTTATAAGCAATGTAAATTTAGTAGGGGATATGCTTTCTAAGTGGTTTAAAGATATAGAACCGCTTAGTGCTAAAGAAACATTAGCATATTTACACACTACTATATCTACAAAAAGTTTTGATATAAATATTAATCCACTTAGATATATCACAGATTATATATGTGATTGTGATGTTCTAGGTGGTAGGGAAATGAAACTTGGAAATAAGTATATGAAAATTATTACAGTATTAGATTTTCCGCCTGTATCTACTCCAGGGATTTTTAATACTTTTAATAGTTTAAATATGGAATATAGATGGGTGTCGAGATTTATCTGCATGAGTAAATTAGACGCTCAAGAGGAATTACAAAAATATAGGAAAAGATGGAATCAGCAGGTAAAGGGTTTTTGGTCGCAAATAAGAAGTGCCATTACAAAGGAGCAGTTGGAGCAAGATGTCGATGAAACAGCTGCTTCTAATCGCGATGATACTATAGTTGCACAGCAAGAATTAGGACAGGATGCGGTAAGCTATGGTTACTATACCATGACTATGATTGTAATGGATGAAAATAAGGAAAAATGTCAAGAAAAAGCTAATAAAGTATTAGAAAAGATAAATTCTTTAGGGTTTGTAGGTTTCATTGAAACTGATAATTCGATGGAAGCATGGTGGGGCAGTATACCTGGTTGTTATCGAGCAAATATTCGTCGACCAATTATAAATAGCTTAAATTTTTGTCATCTTGCCCCAATCACAGCAATGTGGTCTGGAGACAAAAAGAATAAGCACCTGAAGGGGCCTGTGTTGCTTTACACGGATACTGAAGGTTATACACCGTTTAGATTAAGCCTTCACGTAGGCGATGTAGGGCACACGATGATTTGTGGACCGAGTGGTAGTGGTAAATCTGTACTTTTAAATACGTTAGAGGCACATTTTTTAAAATATCCTAATAGTAATGTTTTTATCTTTGATAAAGCTGGTTCTAGTCGTGCATTGACGCTTGCTGTTGGGGGAAACTTTTATAACTTAGCAGCTGAAGGAGAAACAGAACTTTCTTTTCAGCCACTAGCAAGAGTTGATAATGAACAGGAAAGAAAATGGGCTAAAGAATGGATTTTAATGTATTTAAAACAAAAGAATATGACTATTGACCCAGAAAAAGAAGATTATGTATGGAAAGCATTAAATTCTTTGGCCACTTTTCCAATAGAACAACGAACTGTAACTGTTTTTACACAAATGGTGCAGGATGTTGAAATAAGAAGGGCATTAAAACCGCTTACTATGGAAGGAAGTTATGGAAAGCTTTTTGATAATACAAAAGATGTATCCGGTCGTGGAAATTGGCAGGTTTACGAGATGGAAACCATTATGGCAACACCTGCTATAGTCCCAAGTACACTAGAATATTTATTTCACAGAATAGAAACAAAATTAAAGTTTGCTACTGGTCCATCTATTATAGTTTTAGATGAATGTTGGCTTTTCTTTGATAATCCAGCATTTAAAGATAAATTACGTGAATATTTTAAGGATATGCGTAAAAAGAATACTTCTATCATATTTGCTACACAAAATTTATCTGATGTGGCAAATAAACCAGATTTATTAACGACAGTTATGGAAAATTGTCCTAATAGAATATATCTTCCTAATGTAAATGCACAAAATGAGGCTAATAAAAAACTCTATGAACTTTTTGGTTGCAATGAAAAACAAATAAAGATAATATCTGCGATGACACCTAAGCAGGATTATTATTATAGTTCACAGAAGGGAAATCGAGTTTTTTCTTTAGCACTTCAGCCGATAGAGTTTCCATTTGTTACAGCAACAAGTAAAACAGATCAGCAGGCTATAGATAATATTCTAAGTAAATATAATAGATGTGATTTTATAGAACAGTGGCTTAAATATAAAAATGCTACTGAAGAATGGGAGGACTTTAAGAGGTATGTAACGTAA
- the trbL gene encoding P-type conjugative transfer protein TrbL: MDFTDTNFLDSLLNFFYEHSVTGMIQLQPHAFELVCVLAIIDICSTWALYDGQMRMSFVINKTMKVGFFLLLIVNWDTINSAILRSFEIAGATASGLSNIGAGDWISPSKILERGFNICGTLFKDFQDTGITDNGGIARLFMDLIAIAITIASFFFISLQVLITKIEFCIFSSLGVILLPFGAIRFTSFLFQRVVSGVFSFGIKLMIMYFLLGLFDTLSGALTSFEENVSFSSMLKMALSYATLAFLVWKLPNLAASMMNGQPSMEAGDVVRGATTAKSTVAGAVGGAVGAAGAVSRVAGKTAAGYGFANATIKAAQANIGVQGGSVAGEVAKNVARTSFANSAIGKGLIRGANRAMNQMEDYKNLKSGEYATKPQSNRNR; encoded by the coding sequence ATGGATTTTACAGATACTAATTTTTTAGATAGTTTGCTTAATTTTTTTTATGAGCATAGTGTAACAGGTATGATACAATTACAACCTCATGCTTTTGAACTTGTATGTGTATTAGCTATCATAGATATTTGCTCTACATGGGCTTTATATGATGGTCAAATGCGAATGTCTTTCGTTATTAATAAAACAATGAAAGTTGGTTTTTTTTTACTTCTGATTGTAAATTGGGATACAATTAATTCTGCAATTTTGCGGTCGTTTGAGATTGCTGGTGCTACAGCTTCAGGTTTATCTAATATTGGTGCTGGAGATTGGATAAGTCCTAGCAAAATATTGGAAAGAGGATTTAATATATGTGGTACTTTGTTTAAAGATTTTCAGGATACGGGTATAACGGATAATGGTGGTATTGCTAGACTTTTTATGGATTTAATAGCTATAGCAATAACGATTGCTTCTTTCTTTTTTATATCGCTTCAAGTTTTGATAACTAAAATAGAATTTTGTATATTTTCTAGTCTAGGTGTAATTTTATTACCTTTTGGAGCTATTAGATTTACTTCTTTTTTATTTCAAAGAGTTGTTTCGGGTGTTTTTTCATTCGGTATAAAATTGATGATTATGTATTTTCTTTTGGGTTTATTTGATACTTTATCTGGAGCATTAACCAGTTTTGAAGAAAATGTATCGTTTTCATCAATGTTGAAGATGGCATTATCTTATGCGACACTTGCTTTTCTTGTTTGGAAATTACCTAATCTTGCGGCAAGTATGATGAATGGACAGCCTTCTATGGAAGCTGGAGATGTTGTTCGAGGTGCTACAACAGCTAAAAGTACAGTTGCTGGTGCTGTTGGTGGTGCAGTAGGAGCAGCTGGAGCAGTAAGTAGAGTAGCAGGAAAAACTGCTGCGGGATATGGCTTTGCTAATGCTACTATAAAGGCAGCACAAGCAAATATAGGTGTTCAGGGTGGAAGTGTTGCAGGAGAAGTTGCTAAAAATGTTGCTAGAACAAGTTTTGCTAATTCTGCTATCGGTAAAGGGCTAATTAGAGGTGCAAATAGGGCAATGAACCAAATGGAAGATTATAAAAATCTTAAATCTGGTGAGTATGCTACTAAACCGCAATCAAACCGTAATAGGTGA
- a CDS encoding transglycosylase SLT domain-containing protein: MKKIIFICLIIILIPFKVLASPPIIGGEVTSPYGPRDAGGRASTFHKGIDVYVPSGTPIVAPANGTVNHGAGGGYIYWTDITLEDGSYWMFGDCSSDTLLCQTGYVTEGTIIGYTGGDAYDGPLGYSTGPHVHIEYGPLGEFGSRVDPVPYLEALGMDLSGNTMPSGGGGPAVMGHDNVTLPWGVESMYELGENIQDIMQQVVEAAGRGFDFLQDACFALLLVLCILDLTLPMMTSGMTISMQFAITKVMKYGFLMFVMLNWQTIINDFFLSFVTSVSTTFANNPDIGNDVSQPQMILQKAIFMVTPALNKIASFGSWDFYTNLSTIIPIYLATFITIGVFFVLACYIMLVYIEFYVVAALSICTFPFSAFGFTKFIAEGSLGHIVSNTIKLTIISIMVGFCVVCIRDAEPGDIFTVQTPSEQVTGTGTITGPPDLVALATEKAQKYGIPVSLFLAQIQLESSWNPNAVSGAGAQGLGQLMPGTAAGLGCSDPFNPEQNLEAAAKYMKQLHDMYGDWNYALAAYNGGPGNVTAGEPLPGWAQEYIDLVNGNLSGSYTVNNGINSEAMIKFILMCLSLIGLAFLTARIPTSLLKMLGGKYELS; this comes from the coding sequence ATGAAGAAAATAATTTTTATATGTTTAATAATTATTTTAATACCATTTAAGGTATTAGCTTCACCACCTATTATTGGTGGTGAAGTAACTTCTCCATATGGCCCTCGTGATGCAGGAGGAAGAGCTAGTACATTTCATAAGGGTATAGATGTGTATGTTCCTTCTGGCACTCCTATAGTTGCTCCAGCAAATGGTACAGTAAATCACGGAGCGGGCGGCGGTTATATTTATTGGACGGATATAACGCTGGAAGACGGCAGTTACTGGATGTTTGGCGACTGCTCATCAGACACGCTTTTATGCCAGACAGGATATGTTACGGAAGGAACAATAATAGGGTATACCGGCGGCGATGCCTACGATGGGCCGCTTGGATATTCCACCGGGCCGCATGTGCATATAGAATACGGGCCGCTTGGTGAGTTCGGCAGCCGTGTTGACCCCGTACCGTATCTTGAAGCGCTTGGAATGGATTTAAGCGGAAATACCATGCCTTCAGGCGGCGGTGGTCCTGCTGTAATGGGACATGATAATGTAACGCTTCCATGGGGCGTTGAAAGTATGTATGAACTTGGAGAAAATATACAAGATATAATGCAACAGGTTGTTGAAGCTGCTGGTCGTGGCTTTGATTTTTTACAAGATGCTTGCTTTGCATTATTACTTGTTCTATGTATTTTAGATTTAACGCTTCCAATGATGACAAGTGGTATGACTATTTCAATGCAGTTTGCCATAACTAAGGTAATGAAATATGGCTTTTTGATGTTTGTAATGCTAAACTGGCAAACAATTATAAATGACTTTTTTTTGTCGTTTGTAACGTCTGTTTCTACTACATTTGCTAATAACCCGGATATAGGAAATGATGTATCTCAACCGCAAATGATATTACAAAAAGCAATTTTTATGGTAACACCAGCATTAAATAAAATAGCTAGTTTTGGCAGTTGGGATTTCTATACTAATTTATCAACGATTATTCCAATTTATCTTGCGACATTTATAACAATAGGCGTATTTTTTGTTCTTGCCTGTTATATAATGCTCGTTTACATTGAATTTTATGTAGTAGCAGCTCTTAGTATTTGTACGTTTCCTTTTTCAGCTTTTGGTTTTACAAAATTTATTGCTGAAGGAAGTTTAGGACATATTGTAAGTAACACGATAAAGTTAACTATTATTTCAATTATGGTTGGATTTTGTGTTGTATGTATTCGTGATGCCGAGCCTGGTGATATATTTACAGTGCAGACGCCATCGGAGCAAGTAACAGGTACAGGAACGATAACAGGACCACCTGATTTAGTAGCATTGGCTACAGAAAAAGCTCAAAAGTATGGTATTCCAGTATCACTGTTTTTGGCACAAATACAACTTGAAAGTAGCTGGAACCCTAATGCGGTATCTGGGGCTGGTGCACAAGGATTAGGACAATTAATGCCTGGAACAGCAGCAGGACTTGGCTGTTCCGATCCATTTAATCCAGAACAGAATTTAGAAGCCGCTGCTAAATACATGAAACAATTACATGATATGTATGGTGATTGGAATTATGCATTAGCAGCTTATAATGGAGGACCTGGAAATGTAACAGCTGGTGAACCACTTCCAGGTTGGGCACAAGAATATATAGACCTTGTAAATGGTAATTTATCTGGTTCTTATACCGTAAATAATGGTATAAATTCAGAAGCCATGATTAAATTTATATTGATGTGCCTTTCTTTGATTGGACTTGCTTTTTTAACAGCAAGAATACCAACATCTTTGTTAAAAATGTTAGGTGGTAAATATGAATTGTCTTAA
- the lepB gene encoding signal peptidase I — MNCLKKYNGIVVHARLYSLKFCKIILFFIIFITILYLCMGTIFYKNISPSAPRGIYMIAPNQNLDYGDFVVVKLPVDVPILNVQKGYPMIKKVQGLPGDVYRVGEDAVEIHGRKYKIYHIDGLPQKNTIGEYTVPKGQILFLNDPDISFDSRYLGTISTKNIEKKVILVCSFDEKD, encoded by the coding sequence ATGAATTGTCTTAAAAAATACAATGGTATAGTCGTGCATGCACGACTATACTCATTGAAATTTTGTAAAATTATTCTATTTTTTATTATTTTTATAACAATATTGTATCTATGTATGGGAACAATATTTTATAAAAATATATCACCATCTGCACCTCGTGGAATATATATGATAGCACCCAATCAGAATTTAGATTATGGAGATTTTGTTGTTGTTAAACTTCCTGTAGATGTTCCTATATTAAATGTACAAAAAGGATATCCCATGATAAAAAAAGTACAGGGTTTGCCAGGAGATGTTTATAGAGTAGGTGAGGATGCTGTAGAAATTCATGGTCGAAAATATAAGATATACCATATTGACGGTCTGCCGCAGAAAAATACTATCGGAGAATACACAGTACCAAAAGGACAGATTTTATTTTTGAATGACCCTGATATATCTTTTGATTCGCGGTATCTTGGAACAATTTCCACTAAAAACATTGAAAAGAAAGTGATACTTGTTTGTTCATTTGATGAAAAGGATTGA
- a CDS encoding helix-turn-helix domain-containing protein, whose protein sequence is MSKNIDINIFENSETISKRIKNIRKYYKMNQQDFAKELGILQSTLSEIERGNVNPQFKTLQLLGDMIGRSNLEWLLYGKTEIIKTDEWNKTRINNLLLKLNPNELKFCREWLELYVNSLKKNKQ, encoded by the coding sequence ATGAGTAAAAATATTGACATTAATATATTTGAAAACTCTGAAACAATATCTAAAAGAATAAAAAATATAAGGAAATATTACAAAATGAACCAACAAGACTTTGCAAAAGAACTCGGTATCTTGCAATCCACATTGTCTGAAATAGAACGTGGAAATGTAAATCCACAATTTAAAACCTTACAGCTTTTAGGGGATATGATAGGTCGTTCTAATTTAGAATGGTTATTATACGGGAAAACAGAAATAATTAAAACGGATGAATGGAATAAAACCCGTATAAACAATTTACTTCTTAAACTAAATCCAAATGAACTTAAATTCTGCCGTGAATGGTTAGAATTATATGTAAATTCTTTAAAAAAGAATAAACAATAA
- a CDS encoding DNA topoisomerase 3 encodes MKVFIAEKPDIGKAIANYLWKNDYKKQQGYFEKDGDVIVTWAYGHILRLATPQEYDEKYKFWKNYPIIPKKWQIKPSANTKKQLDVILQLLKKADIVINAGDPDREGQLLIDEILDYAGYKGTVQRLLLNAKDDVSLKRAFENIQDNNNFKNLYMAGLGRAHADWLVGMNLTRAYSVSARKYGYNTIFRIGRVKIPTLALVVNREKEIQNFKSTKYYELIGSFTKDNLPFKAQLKPSDKFINAENRIKDKAILQAIKLKLHNAEITVKDIQKKKIIEYPPLPYSLDTLQVEANKVYDFSPKTVLDTVQQLYEKKFVSYPRSDCNYIPEAQFEDAKKIFDILDIPGKDKANLALKSKAWNDKKITAHHAIIPTIVKAEELDNTQQKIYEMIAKRYILQFFLPCIAEKTTFVLSVADEIFTGSGQIIMEAGFKAFEGKETSDINILPELKVGDKIDKGDYLIQEKKTTPPKRFTEGTLLAAMANIYKYVDAKNPNREKLKEVKGIGTPATRDTIIAELQDTVSKGRDIEPCLKKVKRELVPTAFGINLIENIDKSLTYPDTTAEMEYKLSEIAEGKQSLQDFVDNVINMVYDNIKFAENKEFPFYRDNDSITCPICNKGQIVRKYSAKIDKYFHMCNNPDCVSPVTGKKLFFEDNNGKPIIAKCPNCKNLLVKKLGKNGEFWLCQKCNKTYNDKNGKPEI; translated from the coding sequence ATGAAAGTTTTTATAGCAGAAAAACCTGATATTGGAAAAGCAATAGCTAATTATTTATGGAAAAATGATTATAAAAAACAGCAAGGATATTTTGAAAAAGATGGTGATGTAATTGTAACTTGGGCTTATGGACATATTTTGAGACTTGCAACACCTCAAGAATATGATGAGAAATATAAATTTTGGAAAAATTATCCTATAATTCCTAAAAAATGGCAAATTAAACCTTCTGCTAACACTAAAAAGCAATTAGATGTAATACTACAGCTATTAAAAAAGGCAGATATAGTTATAAATGCTGGCGATCCAGATAGAGAAGGACAACTTTTAATTGATGAAATTTTAGATTATGCAGGTTATAAGGGAACAGTACAAAGGCTATTATTAAACGCCAAAGATGATGTAAGTCTTAAAAGGGCTTTTGAAAATATCCAGGATAATAATAATTTTAAAAACTTGTATATGGCAGGACTTGGAAGAGCTCATGCCGACTGGCTTGTCGGTATGAACTTAACAAGAGCCTACAGCGTAAGCGCCAGAAAATATGGTTATAATACAATTTTTCGTATTGGTCGTGTAAAAATACCTACACTTGCACTTGTTGTAAATCGTGAAAAAGAGATACAAAATTTTAAGTCTACTAAATATTATGAGCTAATAGGCAGTTTTACAAAGGATAATTTGCCCTTTAAAGCACAGTTAAAGCCGTCAGACAAGTTCATAAACGCTGAAAATAGAATAAAAGATAAGGCGATATTACAAGCTATAAAATTAAAATTACACAACGCTGAAATAACAGTAAAAGACATACAGAAAAAGAAAATTATAGAATATCCACCTCTTCCATATTCACTTGATACTTTACAAGTAGAAGCAAATAAAGTATATGATTTTTCGCCCAAAACTGTACTTGATACTGTACAGCAGTTGTATGAGAAGAAATTTGTATCTTATCCACGTTCTGATTGTAATTATATACCTGAAGCACAATTTGAAGATGCTAAAAAAATCTTTGATATATTAGATATTCCAGGAAAAGACAAAGCAAATTTAGCGTTAAAATCTAAAGCATGGAATGATAAAAAGATAACAGCTCACCATGCCATAATACCTACTATAGTTAAAGCTGAAGAACTTGATAATACCCAGCAGAAAATCTATGAAATGATAGCCAAACGCTATATATTACAGTTCTTTTTACCATGTATAGCCGAAAAAACAACATTCGTTTTATCTGTTGCCGATGAAATCTTTACAGGAAGCGGGCAAATTATCATGGAAGCAGGTTTTAAAGCCTTCGAAGGAAAAGAAACAAGCGATATAAACATTTTGCCAGAACTTAAAGTAGGCGACAAAATCGACAAAGGCGATTATTTAATCCAGGAAAAGAAAACGACGCCGCCGAAACGTTTCACGGAAGGAACGCTTCTTGCAGCTATGGCAAATATTTATAAATATGTGGATGCTAAAAATCCTAATCGGGAAAAATTAAAAGAAGTAAAAGGTATTGGGACACCTGCAACGCGAGATACAATAATTGCCGAGCTTCAAGATACTGTTTCTAAAGGCAGGGATATAGAGCCTTGCTTGAAAAAAGTAAAAAGAGAACTTGTACCTACAGCTTTTGGTATAAATTTAATTGAAAATATAGATAAATCTTTAACTTATCCTGATACTACCGCAGAAATGGAATATAAACTCTCTGAAATAGCTGAAGGAAAACAATCTTTGCAGGATTTTGTAGATAATGTAATAAATATGGTCTATGACAATATAAAATTTGCGGAAAATAAAGAGTTTCCATTCTATAGAGATAATGATAGTATTACTTGTCCTATATGTAATAAAGGGCAAATTGTTAGAAAATATTCAGCAAAAATAGATAAATATTTTCATATGTGTAATAATCCAGATTGTGTTTCTCCTGTAACAGGGAAAAAACTTTTTTTTGAAGATAACAACGGTAAGCCGATTATAGCCAAATGTCCAAACTGCAAAAATCTATTAGTCAAGAAACTGGGAAAAAACGGCGAGTTCTGGCTTTGCCAGAAATGCAATAAAACATATAACGATAAAAACGGAAAACCGGAGATTTAG
- a CDS encoding antitoxin VbhA family protein, translating to MTNNNLKKNVISAIKSCELEGFVYTKEEKQVFNRIASGEITVDEARKIFKRMS from the coding sequence ATGACTAATAATAATCTTAAAAAAAATGTTATTTCTGCAATAAAAAGTTGTGAGTTAGAAGGCTTTGTTTATACAAAAGAGGAAAAACAAGTTTTTAATAGAATTGCTTCAGGAGAAATAACAGTAGATGAAGCAAGAAAGATTTTTAAAAGGATGTCATAA
- a CDS encoding Fic/DOC family protein translates to MDEYVLKNKLGLKDTQTLNKYERRLSALRIISLKEKSFKKFDFSTLKRMHKEIFQDIYQWAGTTRNVNISKGKTLFCPVENINVYADTIFKKLEKENYLKGLSQDKFCKKAAELFGDINALHPFREGNGRTQREFIYHLAKNSGYELDLNQLDKTKYMTASIESILTSNEKMEKLMKSIIKPLAKEKVKIRKQKIVMKFPDKDKSNNRNMER, encoded by the coding sequence ATGGATGAGTATGTATTAAAGAATAAATTAGGTTTAAAAGATACACAAACCTTAAATAAATATGAACGACGATTAAGTGCATTAAGAATTATTTCTCTTAAAGAAAAATCTTTTAAGAAATTTGATTTTTCAACCTTAAAAAGAATGCACAAGGAAATTTTTCAAGACATTTATCAATGGGCTGGAACAACAAGAAATGTTAATATTTCCAAGGGAAAAACACTTTTTTGTCCAGTTGAAAATATAAATGTTTATGCTGATACAATTTTTAAAAAGTTAGAAAAAGAAAATTATTTAAAAGGGCTTTCTCAAGATAAGTTTTGCAAAAAAGCAGCTGAATTATTTGGAGATATAAATGCTTTACATCCTTTTAGAGAAGGTAATGGTCGTACTCAAAGAGAGTTTATTTATCATTTAGCTAAAAATTCTGGTTATGAATTGGACTTAAATCAATTAGATAAAACTAAATATATGACGGCCTCTATTGAATCAATACTGACAAGTAATGAGAAAATGGAAAAGTTGATGAAATCTATAATAAAGCCGTTAGCTAAAGAAAAAGTCAAAATCCGAAAACAGAAGATAGTGATGAAGTTTCCGGACAAGGATAAAAGTAATAATCGCAATATGGAACGCTGA
- a CDS encoding antitoxin VbhA family protein yields the protein MISNVEQKRRREMVEYSIATCELEGCIISDEYRRLSEKYIKGEMTLEDLSKEVRKNLPSNKSR from the coding sequence ATGATTAGTAATGTAGAACAAAAGCGGAGACGTGAAATGGTTGAATATAGTATAGCTACCTGTGAATTAGAAGGATGTATTATAAGTGATGAATACAGAAGATTATCAGAAAAATATATTAAAGGTGAAATGACACTAGAAGATTTAAGTAAGGAAGTTCGGAAAAATCTTCCCTCAAATAAAAGCAGGTGA